Genomic segment of Thermodesulfobacteriota bacterium:
CGCAGTGGGAAAGAGCTAGGGCGGAAAGTCGCCTCGACCCTGGAGGAGTATTGCCAGCCCGTGCTCGTCGAGGAGTACCTCGACGGCAGGGAGTTTACCGTTGCGCTTATGGGTAACGGCAGGGAGCTCCGGGCCCTTCCGCTCGTTGAGATAAACCACTCCGCGCTGCCCGCCGACATCAACCCCATCTACTCCTACGAGGCCAAGTGGATACTCGACCGCCCGGAGGCGCCGCTGGATATATTCACCTGTCCCGCGGACGTGGACGAGGGGTTGAGGAAGAGGATAGCCGGGATCGCGGAGGAGGCCTACAGGGCTCTTGGCGTAAAGGACTGGTGCAGGGTGGACGTGAGGCTCGATTCCGGGGGCGAGCCGAACATTATCGAGCTTAACCCGCTCCCCGGCATACTGCCCGACCCCACCCAGAATTCTTGCTTTCCGAAGGCGGCCCGCGCCGAGGGGATGGACTTTACCGAACTCGTAAACTCGGTCGTGGATATCGCCAGGAAGAGGTACGGTATATAATGGACGGCAAGGGAATGATAAAGAAGGTAAGGATAATATTCAACGACGACGGTTCGGACAGCTACCAGGTGGACGAGGAAGAGATGGAGTTCGGCGACATAACCGAGACCGTCGAAGAGGTAGGCGGTGCGCTCGTGAGGGAGGGGGTCAAGGTGAGCCTCTCGCCCTTGAGGCCCGACAACCTCGACGAGTTCATACGCAAGATGAGGAGCTGCGATGACGATATGATATTCAACCTCTGCGAGGGGGCCTTCGGCCAGAGCGACCTTGAGATGAACGTGGCCGCCATGCTCGAGCTCTTCGACCTGAAGTTCACCGGGAGCGGCCCGGTGGCCCTGGCCCTCGCGCTCGATAAGGGCCGTACAAAGGATATACTTCGGGGCCGGGGCGTGCCCACGGCCGACTATCGCGTGGTCGAAAAGGCGCCGCCGGACGACTGTGAAGCCCTCGGCTTCCCCCTTATAGTAAAACCGCTGAAGGAGGACGCCAGCATCGGCATAGAGATCGGCGCCG
This window contains:
- a CDS encoding D-alanine--D-alanine ligase, with protein sequence MRLALTCNIKKGDEAAGGSSPLPPIQDDHYAEWDDRETIEAIRSALGERHEEVTLVEADEDAYPRLRELRPELVFNMAEGLTGESRESHIPSVLEMLGIPYTGSAPLTLSLCLNKARAKQVLGCSGVPTPRFTVLSGTGNDTEGGVEGVGLVFPLMVKPLYEGSSKGIRNDSLVRSGKELGRKVASTLEEYCQPVLVEEYLDGREFTVALMGNGRELRALPLVEINHSALPADINPIYSYEAKWILDRPEAPLDIFTCPADVDEGLRKRIAGIAEEAYRALGVKDWCRVDVRLDSGGEPNIIELNPLPGILPDPTQNSCFPKAARAEGMDFTELVNSVVDIARKRYGI